From Flavobacterium sp. 102, a single genomic window includes:
- a CDS encoding TSUP family transporter, whose protein sequence is METYIIVLLCIASFFAGFVDAIVGGGGLIQTPVAMILMPNLSVASIIGSLKIPAFSGTSFAAFQYLKKVDMNWKLLSIMAVLAFCSAFLGSALLNVVSSDFMKPLLFFVLIGLAIYTFKKKNFGQHQEKVHTVKRQMLYAVIISILVGFYDGFIGPGTGSFLVLGFVSILGFDFLHASANAKMVNLATNFGSICLFVLKGKIIWAFAIPMAFSNALGGWIGAKLAIKKGNDFIRKFFLFVVVLTLIRFGYDVFIK, encoded by the coding sequence ATGGAAACCTACATCATTGTATTGCTTTGTATTGCTTCTTTCTTTGCCGGTTTTGTTGATGCTATTGTTGGCGGCGGTGGTTTGATTCAAACTCCTGTTGCAATGATATTGATGCCCAACCTTTCGGTAGCTAGTATCATTGGCTCACTCAAAATCCCGGCATTTAGCGGTACTAGTTTTGCTGCTTTTCAGTATTTGAAGAAAGTCGATATGAACTGGAAGCTGCTGTCTATTATGGCGGTCTTGGCCTTTTGCTCAGCTTTTTTAGGTTCGGCGCTGTTGAATGTGGTCAGTAGTGATTTTATGAAACCGTTGCTGTTTTTTGTTTTAATCGGATTGGCGATTTATACTTTTAAAAAGAAAAACTTCGGACAACACCAAGAGAAAGTACATACCGTTAAAAGGCAAATGCTTTATGCGGTTATCATCAGCATATTGGTTGGTTTCTACGATGGCTTTATTGGTCCCGGAACGGGAAGTTTTTTAGTGTTAGGATTTGTTTCGATTTTAGGATTTGATTTTCTTCATGCTTCCGCGAATGCAAAAATGGTCAATCTTGCCACCAACTTCGGTTCGATATGTTTGTTTGTCTTGAAAGGCAAAATCATATGGGCTTTTGCGATTCCGATGGCTTTCTCTAATGCTTTAGGCGGTTGGATTGGCGCCAAATTGGCCATAAAAAAAGGAAACGACTTTATTAGAAAGTTTTTCCTTTTTGTAGTGGTATTGACGTTAATCCGTTTTGGATATGATGTTTTTATAAAATAA
- the murA gene encoding UDP-N-acetylglucosamine 1-carboxyvinyltransferase, which produces MGTFKIEGGISLKGDVQPQGAKNEALQVLCPALLTSEKVRITNIPDIIDVNKLIVLLGNLGVKIQKNGVGDYTFQADEVNIDYLKTEAFKKEGGSLRGSIMIVGPLLARFGCGYIPKPGGDKIGRRRLDTHFEGFINLGAKFRYEREDHFYGVETKTRLKGAHMLLDEASVTGTANIVMAAVLAEGTTTIYNAACEPYLQQLCKMLNSMGAKITGVGSNLLTIEGVEKLGGCEHRILPDMIEIGSWIGLAAMTRSEITIKNVSWDNLGVIPSVFRKLGITLERKGDDIYIPAHTKGYTVKTDIDGSILTIADAPWPGFTPDLLSIVLVVATQANGDVLIHQKMFESRLFFVDKLIDMGAKIMLCDPHRAVVMGHNFQSQLKATTMSSPDIRAGISLLIAALSAKGTSTIQNIEQIDRGYERIDERLRALGANIVRV; this is translated from the coding sequence ATGGGAACTTTTAAAATTGAAGGTGGCATTTCACTGAAAGGAGATGTACAACCACAAGGCGCCAAAAATGAAGCATTGCAAGTTTTGTGTCCGGCATTATTAACTTCAGAAAAAGTTAGAATTACCAATATTCCGGATATTATTGACGTTAATAAACTCATCGTTTTATTGGGGAATTTGGGCGTAAAAATTCAAAAAAACGGTGTTGGTGATTACACTTTTCAAGCAGATGAAGTCAATATTGATTATTTAAAAACGGAAGCCTTTAAGAAAGAAGGTGGAAGCTTAAGAGGTTCGATTATGATTGTTGGGCCACTTTTAGCCAGATTTGGTTGTGGTTATATTCCAAAACCGGGTGGTGATAAAATTGGTCGTCGTCGTTTGGATACGCACTTTGAAGGATTCATCAATTTAGGAGCCAAATTCCGTTACGAAAGAGAAGACCATTTCTATGGCGTGGAAACCAAAACCCGTTTGAAAGGCGCTCACATGTTATTGGACGAAGCATCAGTAACCGGAACAGCCAATATTGTGATGGCAGCTGTTTTAGCTGAAGGAACAACTACTATTTATAATGCAGCCTGCGAGCCTTACTTACAACAGTTGTGTAAAATGTTGAACTCCATGGGTGCGAAAATCACCGGTGTTGGGTCTAACTTATTGACCATTGAAGGCGTTGAAAAATTAGGCGGTTGCGAACACAGAATCCTTCCGGATATGATTGAAATCGGTTCGTGGATTGGATTGGCAGCGATGACGCGTAGTGAAATTACCATTAAAAATGTAAGTTGGGATAACTTGGGTGTGATTCCAAGTGTGTTTAGAAAATTGGGAATCACTTTAGAAAGAAAAGGAGACGATATTTATATTCCGGCTCATACCAAAGGTTATACCGTTAAAACTGATATTGACGGTTCTATCTTAACTATTGCCGATGCGCCTTGGCCGGGATTTACGCCTGACTTGTTGAGTATCGTTTTGGTGGTAGCAACGCAAGCCAATGGCGATGTTTTAATTCACCAAAAAATGTTCGAAAGCCGTTTGTTCTTCGTGGATAAATTGATTGATATGGGTGCCAAAATTATGTTGTGTGATCCACACAGAGCGGTGGTCATGGGACATAATTTTCAATCGCAATTAAAAGCGACAACAATGTCTTCGCCTGATATTCGTGCGGGAATTTCCTTGTTGATTGCTGCGCTTTCTGCTAAAGGAACTTCTACGATTCAAAATATTGAGCAAATTGATCGCGGTTACGAAAGAATTGACGAAAGGCTCAGAGCTTTAGGGGCTAACATCGTTAGAGTTTAA
- a CDS encoding DUF4290 domain-containing protein — translation MAEKYIKENANDVVHHLEYNAERTHLIIPEYGRHLQKLIDQATVIADREERNKAAKYIIQVMGSLNPHLRDVPDFQHKLWDQIFIMSDFRLDVDSPYPIPTKDVIHLKPERLPYPQKNPKYRFYGNNIKYMIDVANSWEEGEMKNALVKVIANHMKKSYLSWNKDTVTDTVIFEHLYELSEGTLNLLQSSEELLNTNDLMRTNKKMSNKNMPPQSAKIKSNNNGKKPFPKKNNNNQK, via the coding sequence ATGGCGGAGAAATATATAAAAGAGAATGCCAATGATGTCGTTCACCATTTGGAGTACAATGCCGAGAGAACGCATTTGATTATTCCGGAATATGGTCGTCATTTGCAAAAATTGATTGACCAAGCCACTGTAATTGCAGATAGGGAAGAGCGCAACAAAGCAGCCAAATACATTATTCAGGTAATGGGAAGTTTGAATCCGCACTTGCGTGATGTGCCCGATTTTCAGCATAAATTGTGGGATCAGATTTTTATCATGTCCGATTTCAGATTGGATGTTGATTCTCCGTATCCTATTCCGACCAAAGATGTAATTCATCTGAAACCGGAACGTTTGCCTTACCCGCAAAAAAATCCGAAGTATCGTTTTTATGGCAACAACATCAAATACATGATTGATGTGGCCAACAGTTGGGAAGAAGGCGAAATGAAAAATGCGTTGGTAAAAGTCATTGCCAACCATATGAAGAAATCTTATTTGAGTTGGAACAAAGACACGGTAACCGATACCGTGATTTTTGAGCATTTATATGAATTGTCCGAAGGTACTTTAAATTTATTGCAGAGCTCTGAAGAATTATTGAATACCAATGATTTGATGCGTACCAATAAGAAAATGTCGAACAAAAATATGCCGCCTCAAAGCGCAAAGATTAAGAGTAATAATAACGGGAAGAAACCGTTCCCGAAGAAAAATAATAACAATCAGAAATAA
- a CDS encoding DUF493 family protein produces MDKKTEEFYTRLREELNNTSTWPTEYLYKFIVPTDPKKIEEVENAFDNLGAVIQTTQSKTGKYTSLSVNVMMESPESVVEKYIEVSNIEGIISL; encoded by the coding sequence ATGGATAAGAAAACCGAAGAATTTTATACCCGATTGCGAGAAGAGTTGAACAATACTTCAACATGGCCGACTGAATATTTGTATAAATTTATTGTGCCAACAGACCCTAAAAAGATTGAAGAAGTCGAAAATGCTTTTGATAATTTGGGCGCCGTAATCCAAACTACCCAATCTAAAACGGGAAAATACACCAGTCTTTCTGTAAACGTGATGATGGAAAGTCCGGAAAGCGTTGTCGAGAAATACATTGAAGTTTCTAATATAGAAGGAATAATTTCATTATGA
- a CDS encoding AAA family ATPase produces MKKELIVITGGPGTGKTTIIDALIEQGYACFPEISRQVTLEAKKQGIEQLFLEKPLLFSELLLEGRRKQHQQATEDVADLVFLDRGIPDILAYMHYIGDSYPAFFDHACREHQYAKIFVLPPWEEIYESDEARYENFEQAKLIFDHLIETYEKYGYELIQVPCGTVEERIQYILSQLA; encoded by the coding sequence TTGAAAAAGGAACTCATAGTCATAACCGGCGGTCCGGGCACCGGAAAAACCACAATCATCGATGCACTTATCGAACAAGGTTACGCGTGTTTCCCTGAGATTTCAAGACAAGTAACTTTAGAAGCCAAAAAACAGGGCATCGAACAATTGTTTCTTGAAAAACCTTTACTCTTCAGCGAATTATTACTCGAAGGCAGAAGAAAACAACACCAACAAGCTACGGAAGACGTGGCCGATTTGGTTTTCCTCGACCGAGGAATTCCCGATATTTTAGCTTACATGCATTACATCGGCGACAGTTATCCGGCTTTTTTTGACCATGCTTGCAGAGAACATCAATACGCCAAAATTTTTGTACTTCCGCCTTGGGAAGAAATCTACGAAAGTGACGAAGCGCGTTATGAAAACTTTGAGCAAGCCAAACTCATCTTCGACCATTTGATAGAAACCTATGAAAAATATGGTTACGAACTCATTCAAGTTCCTTGCGGAACCGTGGAAGAACGCATCCAATATATCTTAAGTCAGCTTGCATAA